From the Deltaproteobacteria bacterium genome, one window contains:
- a CDS encoding NUDIX hydrolase, producing MPPKPWKLITSRFEAAFPIFNLRIDRALSPRTKETHTFYVLESADWVNVIPVTPGGDVVLIQQYRHGLREVTLEIPGGIIEASDTPQEAARRELREETGYEAEEMIELGCVHPNPAFLNNTCTTFLAKGVYPAGPQRQDEKEDIEVLLKPLEEIPSLIREGRITHSLILAAFYRYYMEYLPGLGK from the coding sequence ATGCCCCCAAAGCCATGGAAACTGATAACCAGCCGTTTCGAAGCCGCCTTTCCTATCTTCAACCTCCGAATCGACCGCGCCCTTTCCCCCAGAACCAAGGAAACCCATACCTTTTATGTGCTTGAATCAGCGGACTGGGTGAACGTCATCCCTGTCACACCCGGTGGAGACGTGGTCCTGATCCAACAATACCGGCACGGATTAAGGGAAGTGACCCTGGAGATCCCCGGTGGCATCATTGAGGCCTCGGACACTCCGCAAGAGGCCGCCCGGCGAGAACTCCGTGAGGAGACGGGATACGAGGCGGAGGAGATGATCGAGTTGGGCTGCGTCCATCCCAACCCCGCGTTCCTCAACAATACCTGTACGACTTTCCTGGCCAAGGGCGTCTATCCGGCAGGCCCACAAAGGCAGGATGAAAAAGAGGACATCGAAGTACTGCTCAAGCCGCTGGAGGAAATCCCCTCCCTGATCAGGGAAGGCCGAATCACCCACTCCCTGATCCTGGCCGCCTTTTATCGTTATTACATGGAATATCTTCCCGGCCTCGGGAAATGA